In one window of Heterodontus francisci isolate sHetFra1 chromosome 24, sHetFra1.hap1, whole genome shotgun sequence DNA:
- the LOC137383590 gene encoding uncharacterized protein, with amino-acid sequence MQNGVDEVKIQTNHDLIEWWIILFLFLCYYGWNFMGKGRRNWKCAAKAFPLQLLFPLESCTGQLINSWQAGLEMAAASSADVDRIAGSCLKAASTRALYQTAANRKTATSDHPLHSATRPLQPETTLFNQQPDPFSPRPSSSSTTKPLQPETTLFIQQPDPLQPETTLFIQQPDPLQPETTLFNQQPDPFSPRPPSSTSNQTPFSQRPPSSTCNQAPSARDHPLQPATRPPSARDHPLQPATRPLQPETTLFIQQPDPLQPETTLFIQQPDPLQPETTLFIQQPDPLQPETTLFNLQPGPFSPRPPSSTSNQTPFSQRPPSSSSNQTPFSLRPPSSTSNQTPSVRDHPLQQATRPPSARDHPLQPATRPLQPETTLFNQQPDPLQPETTLFNQQPDPLQPETTLFIQQPDPLQPETTLFIQQPDPLQPETTLFIQQPDPLQPETTLFNLQPGPFSPRPPSSTSNQTPFSQRPPSSSSNQTPFSLRPPSSSSNQTPFSPTTLFIQQPDPLQPETTLFIQQPDPLQPEATLFIQHPDPLQPETTLFIQQPDPLQPKTTLFNQQPDPFSPRPPSSTSNQTPFSPRPPSSTSNQTPSTPFSLRPPTSSNQTPFKPRPPSSTSNQTPSVRYHPLQPATRPLQPETTLFNQQPDLFSPRPPSSTSNQTLSASSQGTPSAFTMPMPAAPCCYNVGTLPMGAETLLSPSPSQAPLQ; translated from the exons ATGCAAAATGGAGTTGATGAAGTTAAGATACAAactaaccatgatctaattgaatggtggataaTTCTGTTCCTGTTCTTGTGTTACTATGGCTGGAATTTCATGGGAAAGGGAAGGCGGAACTGGAAATGTGCAGCAAAAGCCTTCCCGCTCCAACTCCTATTCCCATTGGAATCTTGCACAGGCCAGCTAATTAACAGCTGGCAAGCGGGCCTTGAGATGGCGGCTGCGTCGTCAGCTGATGTGGATAGAATTGCTGGCAGCTGTTTAAAGGCCGCCAGCACACGAGCTCTGTATCAAACAGCGGCCAACAGGAAGACTGCGACCAGCGATCACCCTCTTCATTCAGCAACCAGACCCCTTCAGCCCGAGACCACCCTCTTCAACCAGCAACCAGACCCCTTCAGCCCGAGACCATCCTCTTCATCCA CAACCAAACCCCTTCAGCCTGAGACCACCCTCTTCATCCAGCAACCAGACCCCCTTCAGCCCGAGACCACCCTCTTCATCCAGCAACCAGACCCCCTTCAGCCTGAGACCACCCTCTTCAACCAGCAACCAGACCCCTTCAGTCCGAGACCACCCTCTTCAACAAGCAACCAGACCCCCTTCAGCCAGAGACCACCCTCTTCAACCTGCAACCAGGCCCCTTCAGCCCGAGACCACCCTCTTCAACCAGCAACCAGACCCCCTTCAGCCAGAGACCACCCTCTTCAACCAGCAACCAGGCCCCTTCAGCCTGAGACCACCCTCTTCATCCAGCAACCAGACCCCCTTCAGCCCGAGACCACGCTCTTTATCCAGCAACCAGACCCCCTTCAGCCCGAGACCACGCTCTTTATCCAGCAACCAGACCCCCTTCAACCAGAGACCACCCTCTTCAACCTGCAACCAGGCCCCTTCAGCCCGAGACCACCCTCTTCAACCAGCAACCAGACCCCCTTCAGCCAGAGACCACCCTCTTCATCCAGCAACCAGACCCCCTTCAGCCTGAGACCACCCTCTTCAACCAGCAACCAGACCCCTTCAGTCCGAGACCACCCTCTTCAACAAGCAACCAGACCCCCTTCAGCCAGAGACCACCCTCTTCAACCTGCAACCAGGCCCCTTCAGCCCGAGACCACCCTCTTCAACCAGCAACCAGACCCCCTTCAGCCAGAGACCACCCTCTTCAACCAGCAACCAGACCCCCTTCAGCCTGAGACCACCCTCTTCATCCAGCAACCAGACCCCCTTCAGCCCGAGACCACGCTCTTTATCCAGCAACCAGACCCCCTTCAGCCCGAGACCACGCTCTTTATCCAGCAACCAGACCCCCTTCAACCAGAGACCACCCTCTTCAACCTGCAACCAGGCCCCTTCAGCCCGAGACCACCCTCTTCAACCAGCAACCAGACCCCCTTCAGCCAGAGACCACCCTCTTCATCCAGCAACCAGACCCCCTTCAGCCTGAGACCACCCTCTTCATCCAGCAACCAGACCCCCTTCAGCCCGACCACGCTCTTTATCCAGCAACCAGATCCCCTTCAGCCTGAGACCACCCTCTTCATCCAGCAACCAGACCCCCTTCAGCCCGAGGCCACCCTCTTCATCCAGCATCCAGACCCTCTTCAGCCCGAGACCACCCTCTTCATCCAGCAACCAGACCCCCTTCAGCCCAAGACCACCCTCTTCAACCAGCAACCAGACCCCTTCAGTCCGAGACCACCCTCTTCAACCAGCAACCAGACCCCCTTCAGCCCGAGACCACCCTCTTCAACCAGCAACCAGACCCCTTCA ACCCCCTTCAGCCTGAGACCACCCACTTCCAGCAACCAGACCCCCTTCAAACCGAGACCACCCTCTTCAACCAGCAACCAGACCCCTTCAGTCCGATACCACCCTCTTCAACCAGCAACCAGGCCCCTTCAGCCCGAGACCACCCTCTTCAACCAGCAACCAGACCTCTTCAGCCCGAGACCACCCTCTTCAACCAGCAACCAGACCCTTTCAGCCTCTAGCCAAGGAACCCCATCAGCCTTCACGATGCCCATGCCAGCTGCACCCTGCTGCTACAATGTGGGCACCCTTCCTATGGGTGCTGAAACACTACTGAGCCCATCCCCCTCTCAGGCCCCTCTCCAGTGA